From the Lathyrus oleraceus cultivar Zhongwan6 chromosome 3, CAAS_Psat_ZW6_1.0, whole genome shotgun sequence genome, the window ccaaagtcataatccttcagaaactctaaccatctcctctgtctcatattcagctctttctgatcaaacaaatactttaaacttttatggtcactgaaaacctcaaatcttgacccgtacaagtaatgcctccataacttcagaacaaacaccacagctgccaactctaaatcgtgtgtcggatagttcctctcatgaactttcagttgtctcgaagcataagctataacctgcttattctgcatcaacacaccacccaaacccaacaatgaagcatcacagtaaacctcaaatggttccgacgaactcggtaatatcagaataggagcagtagttaaccttctctttaactcttggaaaccttcttcacactttgagtcccaaacaaacgcttgccccttcctagtcaacatcgtcaacagtaacgccaacttagagaatccttcaatgaacttcctataataacctgcaagtccaagaaaactccttatctcagaaactgacttcgaagcttcccacttagataccgcttctatcttagaaggatcaacagcaacaccatctcttgaaatcacatgaccaagaaaactaacctcttctaaccaaaattcacactttgacagtttagcaaataacttcttttctcgtagaactcctaaaaccactctcaaatgctcagcatgctcttcttcagatttcgaatacaccaaaatatcgtcaataaacaccacaacaaactgatctaggtacggatggaaaatcctattcatatactccataaatactccaggcgcattagtcacaccaaaaggcattacagaatactcataatgtccataccttgttctgaaagcagtcttctgaatatcctcagttttcacacgtatctgatgatatcccgacctcaaatctattttgctgaacacactcgcaccaactagctgatccatcaaatcatcaatcctcggcaaaggataccgattcttgatcgtcactttattcagttgcctgtagtccacacacaacctcatagtaccttctttcttcttaaccaataacactggtgcaccccacggtgacacactcggacgaataaatttcttatccaacagatcttccaactgactcttcagttcagttaactcaacagcagacatacggtacggagccatcgacaccggcctagtaccaggtaccaaatcaatcgagaactcaacttcacgctctggcggtaattcattcacttcttccggaaacacatcaggaaaatcacacaccacagctagatcgcaaatcaccagtttatctttagcctccaaagtcgctaacagcataaacaactctgccccatctgctactgcctcattcacctgcctcgctgatagaaacaaactctttccttcctcgatctcaggaaaaatcacagtcttatcaaaacaattgatataaactcggttaaacaccaaccagttcatacccaggataacatcaatctgcactagtggaagacacactaggtccatcccaaagtctctaccaaaaatactcaaaggacaatttaaacaaactgaagtagtagtcactgaacccttcgcaggagtatcaatcaccatacttccatgcatctcagatatctctaacttaagtttcacagcacaatccaaagatataaaggaatgagttgcacctgtgtcaataatagctacaagaggaaagccattaatataacacgtacctcggatcaaacgatcatctgcagaagtctcagaacccgataaagcaaagaccttgcctcccgactggttctctctcttcggcttaggacactgtgggctaatatgacccacctctccacaattgaaacaagtcacagtcttcaaccggcactctgcagccaaatgaccaccttttccacacttgaaacacttcttctcattactggtacactcatggatacgatgtccaacctggccacatctgaaacacttagcaggggcactggagtctcccccactaggcctcttcattccactctgtctctggaaacccttgccagctgcatacggtttcccacgatcattctgattcttgccttttctatcaaccctctgctgatagctctccgctctggctttggtatcctgttcaaaaatcctgcaacagtcaaccaaatcagaaaacactctaatccgttgatacccaatagcctgcttaatctcgggacgtaacccgttctcaaacttcacacatttcgagaattccccagtagcctcatcatagggagtgtaatacttcgacagctctgtgaacttagcagcatactcagtaacagaccgattgccctgcttcaattccaagaactctatctctttctttcctctaacatcctctggaaaatacttcctcacgaatctctctctgaacacagcccaagtgatctcagcattcccagcagattccaactcagtgcgggtagcaacccaccaatcatctgcttcttctgacagcatatgcgtaccgaacctgaccttctggttatcggcacactcagtcactcggaagatcctctcgatctccttcaaccacttctgagcaccatctggatcgtatgctcccttgaagattggaggattgttcttctggaactcactcagttgacgagcagctcccattcccacaacattcggattccctccaagtactccagctagcatacccagagcctcagcaatcgcagcatcatctctacctcttccagccatctctattctgaaaacccaacaagctaaaacaataagtacggatagggttacacaacacctatcacatacagggaaacagaataattacgactcgactcgaccgactatgctctgataccacgaatgtaacacccttctaaaataccccaatatttaattaaaataacaaaatataaatcagagtaaatatgcaatcaagggtgtcacacttgacacttcacaccgtgttccaaaatatctggtcatactcatttatttatcaaaataaacatttgcataattcgcagcggatagaaattaacaacaacatgcaaaccatgtaacacattacaggtaagatcattcaacaaccaacaatgaaataaggtaaaacatcccgtcccgatgttacatctaccagagcatgacccactaaggaactacactagactccaagggctagcttctactcaatcactgctcgttacctgaaacatagttgtaagggtgagttcctcaatcgatataataagcattataaaatatcatgtaatgttaagtaaattaacacatctcatcaccctaatcagatcacacattcagcaacagcaacatcaactcaatatcataatcatactcaacacaaccacacaacacacgtataatattggaatacatccattcatactatacgccatacatacattatgcaatgagactccatgcatgcgataccgactattcgtgaacatatagttcaacctcaccgatcaaatccaggtacggctaccaagctcactagtcccactcatttgagacctagtgactcactcactaattcctcaccatgggaattagctaccaccccaagggctaggatatgcacgctaatcacctagcatgcaaacatcaacaacaatccacaatactaactcactaattcctcaccatgggaattagctaccaccataaaggccacaatatgcaagctaaatcacttagtcatgcaaacatcaacaatcatccacaatggacatatgctcacactctaagccataaacagtccattcataatttcatacatgatagatacattcacaacattatgcatatcatcatacatcatcaacatattcaccacataatcatatcatgtcataccacatagtcaatcacagcattagcacactctactaatacctatactactcaaaacaacgggaaatgatccctactctatcatacatcagctaagttacattactcagctgcataaccaaaaactgcacaacaacagcacagaaaatcacaatcctgcccatacgcgtattgcctagtcccatacgcgtatggcccatttctcagtcaatcccatacgcgtaccacctatctcatacgcgtatgctacgcgtaccacttccccatacgcgtaccaacagagaccaaaccacgttcaaacatcatcttcttcatccatacgcgtattgcctagtgccatacgcgtaccagaccatctcatacgcgtattgcctagtgccatacgcgtatgaccagaaaccaattttccagatctgctatggttttctctgctacgagatctcccaattccaacctcctacaatccaattttacacagtaatcgttcatatcatttaacacgaatcataccctattcaatttcaccaattaTAACATTTttacctctaattcctacgaattcctttcaatcataatccaatttcgttcatccaaaagttcacaatttcatcatgcatcattccaaatagagtcaaatcaatggtctatcactacccactacatgttaacccataatacccattaaacgacgataaaccccccttacctgagttaatccggcaaatctctgagctttaagcttttcctctcttcaaccctcgttctcttgctctttgcccttttccactttttgagccgcttctctgttttcacgtgaaaactcttttaaccaaaatggaactcttttcttatttccaacttatatactttccaataattattattccaataataataataataatccaataattccaattatttaattaaattaataaatataatattaacttaaattaaataattatcttatttttatcggggtgttacagtgtGTCTGACTCTCCAACAAGATTGTTATCCCCAGCGAGTTGGTTTTACCCtatttgtctgtctccctgtggaccatcagTATTCCTCACAGATTGGTCTGTCcagtagcatctcctgttaaggaTTCACTGTGTCCCTAACAGATAAATTCAAAAATAAAGAATCCTacatccatgcatatcatatcatagcattttCATTTTTCAGGTTCAAAATCTGGGTCTCCATGGTATTTAACCACCCCCCACTGCGATCCGATGAAAAAgtgttgtttcattttcctctggtggaggatgtttaaataggggcaactgtcataccctgattttggcCCTGAAAACTTTTCGCAATCGCTCACTCGCTCACTCTCATTTCCTTCTGTGCGGCTAGCtttttccttcaagatcttgTGTAATTTTAAGCTTAAGCACAGATGGGTAAGGAAAAGGTTCATGATTAACATTGTGGTTATTGGCCATGTCGATTCTGGGAAGTCAGCCACTACCTGTCACTTGATCTACAAGCTTGGAGGTATTGACGAGCGTGTGATTGAGagatttgaaaaaaaaaagttaCTGAGATGAACAAGTGTTCATTCAAGTATGCTTGGGTGCTTGACAAGCTCAAGGCTGAAAGGGAAAGAGGTATCACTATTGATATTGCCTTATGGAAGTTTGAGACAACTAAGTACTACTGTATCGTCATTGATGTTCCTGGTCACAGATATTTTATTAAGAACATGATTACTGGAACATCACAAGCTGATTGTGTTGTTCTCATAATTGATTCCACTATTGGTGGTTTTGAGGCTGGTATTTCCAAGGATGGTCAGACACGTGAACATGCTCTCCTTGCCTTCGCTCTTGGTGTGAGGCAAACGATCTATTGATGCAACAAGATGGACGACACTGCACCCAAGTACTCGAAGAGTAGGTATGATGAATTTGTCAAGGAAGTTTCTTCCTATAAGAAGGAGGTTGGCACAACAACGGCAGTCAAAGACATGGATTCCTTTGTCCGTCAAAGATACACATCTCATAGATATGGCATTTCATAACGAAACCAAAAAAAAAGATTGATATTGACCTTTGATctctgaattaaaatcatttcTTACACTACAAACATACACAATGTATTTAACGTGCTTTAGTGTTCAAGATAATGAGTTTATCTTTGATGCTTCGACCAAGTTCTGTCTTGATGCTACTACCACGGAGTTGCTTATTGGCTTTTATTCCGCTATTAAAGAAACTAATGCATTTTAAGAGTTGAAGCAGAACTGAAGTTTATTTGGATTTAATCACCATCTATTCATTatttgatgtgaatttttgtCCTCATGTTTTAAGAACCTATTTCATTAATCGGTGTGCTATAAAGTACTAGGGTGAGCATGATATGATGTCCATATATGAAAATCCAAACTGGTTTATGATATCGATGATACTCTAAATAGTAATTAACTGATCAATCAAAGAATTCAGAGCCGGCTTTTTTTTGCCAAGAGATTAGGACAATTCAATGCAAACAAAGTGAAGTTATACAAAATGAGAGTTTTTGCTCCAAATACCCCATATGTGAAAAAAAATTCCTGATATGCCctgttttgaaaaaaaattcccAGATTGCCCCCTTTTTCTCTTGGGCctcgtcacttgaagtgacgagGGGGTGCTGGACGAAATTATGGCTCAAGGGCTCGGCATATGGATTGACGAGGGATTGAACGAAATTTTATGGCCTCATGGGctcgtcacttgaagtgacgagCTGCTAAAGgaaattcttttttttttgtttttattttaaatagtatattaaattgtaattattattaatataattgttttttaaatattaattctatatttaattaatataattgatttaattaaaaataataaaaatttatttataaaaaaatatttaaaataaataataaataatttataataaatagtaaatagtaaataattattattattattattataataatttgtgatattgttatttttgaaatattattaataaaaatgaataatttttagaatattaataatagaaataGTTGGTgttttatatattaataataaaattgttATTTTTCCCTCCATAATGTAAATCTTTCTTTGGGAATGATATTTTTCCCGCCAAAAAGTTTTTGTGTTTTTACTGTCTCGGCCAATGATTTGCCGAGTATTCAGTTATTAATTTTTGTATAAGTAGCAGAACTGGTAGAAATGAAACTCACACCACCAAATCCTTTCTTTAGTTCATAATGTCTGTTTGTGGTCTTGTATTTTATGGACACGGTGAAAAAATGAGTGTTTGCCTTGATCCGCAATGGAATTTCAGAACACTGATTTCTGCCATCCACACTGGCTTCCGACAGTTGGGCGGGCGTCGTATGAAGGTGAGGAAAGTAGAGTATCGTTGTCCATACATAACGTTGACTGATGCAAGCCCCGATGGTACGTACATGTATTACCTGGATCGtatagaaaatgatgaagatgtcCAATGTATGTTTTCGGCACATAGTGGTGAAGTTAATAGAGGAGTTGAAGGTCcacttgtgttggttgttgttgttgattagttttttaattaccagttgtgttgattgttgttgttgtttagttaATGTGGTCGTACTTTGTAACCAGAAGCCTTTGATTATCAAATGTATTTCATAAATGTTTGTTCCCAAAAGACATTAGAAATACAAAATGGTTTATATATATTATGTGCATAGTAgttattaaataaataaataaacatagTCATCTGAACGAATATTTAAAACAACAAGATAATCATCTGGAAGGTCGTTGGGATGATCCTGCAACATTAGGACATTTCCTACGCATGTGTCCTATTTCGCGACAAATTCCACACCTTCTCTTCTCCTTCTCAACGTCGTCCATCTCGGTTCTAATCCTGGTGCTGTTTGGGCGCCctttcttcctccttctcatagAGTCGTCGTGGCAAAGAGTATATCCTTCATATTGTGGCCAATTCTCCTCATGGGGAAGTCCTAGGAAACTCTCCTGATAGACCTTGAAGACGTTACAAATTTTGAAGACGTCTGGAATGTGAATGGAATAGTCCTGGCGTATGCTCGAACATGCTGCGATTACATGAGAGCAAGGTAAGTGAAATGCCTGAAATTTCCCACAGTCACAGTGTTGTTTCCTTAGATCAACGCTGAACGTTCCGGTTGGTCGACCGTCGTTATGATTAATCTTCTCTTGGACCATGAAATAAAATCTCTCTCGGTCGAACTGCATGACGTTATGCGTGTTAGCTTTGATGACTTCCTCAGCCATCCCCTTGTTGCAGTTATCAGTGAAAACCTGCCCAGAGGCTAACATTTTTGTCCACTGATGGCCTCTTCTACCAAATAGTGATCCTAAACGATAGTACGTAGATTTGACCAACGCAGTGATTGGAAGGTTTCGGGTTTCTTTCAACACGGCGTTCATTGCTTCTGCTAGGTTAGTTGTCATGTGACCCCAGCGTTGccctccgtcaaatgcccttgccCACTTCTCGCGAGGGATGTTGTCTATCCATGATAAAGCGTTGTTGTTTGTTCTTCGGATTTCCCCCCGGTAGTAGTTAAACGTTGCCTCTGTTAATGCATAACCCATGTTAACAACCATTTTCCGCAGATCCTTGTCTTTAATCTCCCGCATGAAGTTTTGCGCGATATGTCTGATGCAATAGACGTGTGATGAAGGAGGAAACTGCCATCCATTTTCCGGGTTGTTGTATGCACTCTTTATTGATTCATGCCTGTCTGATATTAGGCATAGGTTTGCTTGGGGGGTAACATGCATTCTCAAATTCTTAAGAAAGAAACTTCAGGCTTCCTTTGTTTCACTTTCAACCAATGCGAACGCTATCGGAAATATGTTTCCGTTCCCATCCTGTGCCACAGCCATCAGCAGAGTCCCTCTGTACTTGCCATACAACCAAGTTCCATCAACCTGCACAATTGGTTTACAATACGCGAAGCCACGTATACATGGTCTAAACGCCCAAAACAGACGATGAAATATCCTTTGGTCACCCAAGTATGAACCATCATTTGAAATCACAGGTAGGGTTTGTAATTCTATAATGGTACCTGGAAGATATGTTTTCATTACCAGTATCCACTGCGGAAGATCGTTGTAAGATGTCTCCCAATTTCCATAGAGCGACTCAATCGCCTTACACTTTGCAATCCATGCCTTTTTGTATGATATGATATACCGGTATTTCTCAACAACATGAGCAATGATAACCTTCACCTTAAGAGCAGCGTCCCGATTTACAAGCTCCATTATGCTCTTGCTAATCATCTCTGAACTGAGTTTTGTATGGTCTTGTGACATGGAAGTTGTTGTGCACGTATGAGGCCCACTAGACTTACCAACTCTCCACCTTGAGTTGCCCTTGCGCAAAGAGACCCTGCATTTGAAATTGCATGTTGCATTTCTACATTTGATGACAAAACGTACACTGTCAGATTTAACCACAGAGAAATCTAGACTACGTTTTATATGCCATTGTTGCAACGCCAGAAGACACTCTTCCTTATCTTCATACTCTATGCCCTCCTCAATTTCGTCAGAGTTGTGAGTTGGTATGAAACTGCTGAAAACGGAGCTTGGTTCGGCATCATCCAAACTTATATTTTGCATGTGCGCAGGTGGATTGTACAAACTAATTGGTTGCACTCTTAGTGCAACAGCCGGTGTGTCTAATATTTCCTCATTGCCATCGTCATCGCTAACACCGAAAAGATCTTCAAATCGAACCTCCTCAAGATCATCCTCACTATTCTCGCCCACCTCTTCATTTGGTATGAAAGGTTCATTATTTTGAGTCGGCTCTTCGTCAATGGCTTGACTCATTCCATAGTCGTGTGACTGTACAGATTGCGTTGGATAGAAGTGAGACGGTTGTTCCTCAACATTGCCAATCGGTTGTTCTTCGGGAATATCAACTAGACGAACATATATCTCAATGCTGGGTAATTGAAATAATGTTACATGACATTGAAACATCGACCTGACATCTTCGTCGGTCTTAATCGGTGTCATTATGTGAAAGACGGTATTACCATCTCCATTAAATAATGGTTGACGATAAATGATGTCTTCAACATAACGTTGCAACTTCTTTTCAATACGGTCTTTTAAATGGAAATAGTCGGAGTTGATGTGGATCTTGAACATAGTTACATTCGTATTGCAAAATGAGAATCCCTCATTTGAACATGTGAAAAGTGATCCTTCGGAATGGATAGAAATAATTAAGTTTCTTTGAGCCATGGATGTGTAAATTTCTTTGATTTTGTGTGAATGTAAGTTGAGGATTTGAGTTGATGAATGTAAAAGAGGTAGTAGTAGTATTTATAGGAAAAATCAATTTGATTTGGTATACATAATAAAACAAAAACCAACTCACATGCTGAGAGAGTGGAAAGGCGTGCCTTTGAATTGCATGTGATACCTCGCCATTCCATTTACCGAGTTGATATAGACAATGCATGCACTCGCCATTCCATTTGGCGAGTTGAAGAAGACAACGCATGCACTCGCCATTCAAATTATTTATACATCACTTTAAcgtatttttgtatttttttttaatatgcaAGATGGTGCAAACGAGGTATGAATTATCGAACTAATCCTCGACATCATTTACAAGGGTACCGTATTGCAATAGAACACATGGAAGAAAAAGATGTAAGAATGATTATTTATAATATTtaacttatttaaatttattatatacattctaatatttattataatattaaacttatttaaatttattgtatacattctaatattaattataatattcaagttatttattttttacattctaatagttatatttcttttaacagtttatttggaggccgTACATACAATATCCAGTGCCTGATTATAATGACAGCCGAGTCTGGAGTGCAACAACATACATCGTATGTTTCTATACCGTTGAGATGCATCAGACGGATCGAGTCAAACTCCAATTTGGATTTGAACAACAAATACCGTCTCCGCCAAGATGTCTAAGTGAACACCATAACATGACTATGGTCAAAGCTTGGGACACGCATTGGCAAGATTTAAATAAAGAAGAGCTGAAAGAATGGAAAAGAAGAAGGCATTTGGTGTTACAAGGAAACTCGGTCAATGGTGAGTCTAAGCCGGATAGACAATACATGAATTGGTTTTTATCAATTCCTTTTATGCACGTTGCTCCGACACAATTTTTGGATGATCCCCGTCAACGTGTAGCTTCCGCAACCCAACACACAACCCAACACACAACATCACCCCCACAACAACATAACCAACCATCCTCCTCAGCTCAACAAACATACCAACACATCCAGACCACCCAACAACACACCTTTTATTCCACCTCAACCCAACACCATAATCCCCAAACTCCATTCCCTCCAACAAACTACTTTTAcaaccaacaatatcaacaacaacccaaCCTACGCCCACCCATACAATACACTCCAATTCCTCAACCCAACTTCGAATACTCAAACCCTCATTCTCAACCCCAACCTTCTAACACCACATACGCACGTCCCACTCCCACATACAACCCTGATGATGTGTATTATCCTCCTATCCAACACACCCCACCCCAAACCTACACACAAACCACACATTCACTACCCAACTATGAGCTCACCGATGAACAATTAATGAGTATGCCTTCTTTTGGCGTTCAAGAACTCGACGTTATGGATATGCCTCCTAACACATCACAACAACGTCAaagtcaacaacaacaacaaaacgCCCTTCAAAACGCCCTTGATGAATTGTCTTCCGACTCATCTCCGTCTCCCGTAAGACAAAGACAAGAAGACTTGGGCAAGGGAAAACGAAAAAAAGTTGGCACAAGATGTGGAACAGGCGGTCACTATAGATAAAATGTATTGCTTCCATTGTATCAATAAAATGTATTTCTTCCATTATATCAATAAAATATATTTGCTTTCATTATACCACCTcttcatttttattattaatatttcaaaattaataatatcacaatttttttattatcaataaaaaatataattatttacaatttatttaaatcaattaaaaattatCACAATTAAATCAATATTAAAGAATTAAATAATAAACTATTTAATAAACTATTCAAtattaaagaattaaaaaaattatattaattattattattcaattaaagaattaaagaattaaaaaaaattattcaattaaaaacTATTCAATATTAAAGaattaaagaattaaaaaaaattgtattaattattattagtatttaataaactatttaaaatattaaaaaattaaagaattaaaaaaaaaaaattaattattatttttcaaTTAAAGAATTAAAGAATTAAAGAATTAAAATAAACTATTCAATTAAAACTTATTCAATATTAAGGAATTAAATAATTAcagaattaaaaaaaattgttttctgcaCCACCTCGTCACTTGAAGTAACGAGCCAAAGAGGCCAAAAATTTTCGCTCACCCACTCGTCATTCCATTTGCCGAGCTCATATTGCAAAAAAGCTATTAGCACCCCCTCGTCACTTTGAGTGACGAGGCCAAACTTAAAAAGGGGGTACTCTGGGAATATTTTTTCAAAATGGGGTATAGTGGGAAAAAATTTTCAAAATGGGGGCAAGGCAGGAAAATTCTCACAAAATGATGGGTGCTGCTGGACATGCTTGGCATTATTTGTATTCGGAGGAGATTTTCCTGTTGTAGGGAAAGTGAAATTTGATATTGTTGTTATGTCTCTGTTGCTGCTTGAATAACCTGCAAAAATTAAACCAAATCACAATGGTCACTATCAAAACCACACATCAACACTTTCATTCACATTGCTATCTAAATCTCTCAATTCAACAACACTTACTGCCTTGTCTTATGTTGTGTCCCTCCCAAACCCACCAAAAACAACCTGAATTAGTTCTGCATACCACCAACTCAACTCTCATAGGGTTTCTAGATCAGTTAAAAGAATTATTGGGCTAAACTTGGCGGTTTAGGTGATATTGGATGTGATGAAGCTTAAAAATTGGCTTGCAAGTGTTTTGTTGCTAGCTACTGTTATGCTAACCGCTACATTAAGTGCATTTGTGGGAGTAAACATCGGCACCGATGTCTCTGATATGCCATCTGCTTCAAATATAGTTGCTATTCTTAAAGCTCATCAAATTACTCATGTGCGTCTTTATGACGCCAATGCGCACTTAC encodes:
- the LOC127131647 gene encoding uncharacterized protein LOC127131647 produces the protein MTPIKTDEDVRSMFQCHVTLFQLPSIEIYVRLVDIPEEQPIGNVEEQPSHFYPTQSVQSHDYGMSQAIDEEPTQNNEPFIPNEEVGENSEDDLEEVRFEDLFGVSDDDGNEEILDTPAVALRVQPISLYNPPAHMQNISLDDAEPSSVFSSFIPTHNSDEIEEGIEYEDKEECLLALQQWHIKRSLDFSVVKSDSVRFVIKCRNATCNFKCRVSLRKGNSRWRVGKSSGPHTCTTTSMSQDHTKLSSEMISKSIMELVNRDAALKVKVIIAHVVEKYRYIISYKKAWIAKCKAIESLYGNWETSYNDLPQWILVMKTYLPGTIIELQTLPVISNDGSYLGDQRIFHRLFWAFRPCIRGFAYCKPIVQVDGTWLYGKYRGTLLMAVAQDGNGNIFPIAFALVESETKEA